The genomic DNA CCCAGGAGCAGGGCGGAGAGCGGGGTGGCCGGGGCCGGCTTGAGGATGATGGGGGCGCCGACGGCGATGGCCGGGGCGACCTTGTGGGCGCACAGGTTCAGCGGGAAGTTGAACGGTGCGATGCCGAGGACGGCGCCCTTGGGGAAGCGGCGCGTCAGGGCGAGGCGGCCGGTGCCGCCGGCGTCGGTGTCGAGGCGCTGGGCCTCGCCGCCGTTGAAGCGGCGGGCCTCCTCGGCGGCGAAGCGGAAGACGGAGACGGCGCGGCCGACCTCGCCCCGGGCCCACTTGAGGGGCTTGCCGTTCTCGGCGGTGATGAGGCGCGCGATCTCCTCGGTGCGCTCGGCGAGCCGCTTCGACACGTGGTCGAGGGCGGCGGCGCGGACGTGCGCGGGGGTGGCGGCGAACTCGTCGACGACGGCGTGGGCGGCGGCCACGGCCTCTTCGACCTGGGCCTCGGTGGGCACGCTCACCCGGCCGACGAGGCGGCCGTCCCAGGGGGAGGTGACGTCGAAGGTGGTCTCGCCGGCGGCCTGGCGGCCGGCGAGCCAGAAGGCGTGGGTGGCAGTCATCGCGGTCCCGGCCCTTCCGAGTAGTGGGGTGTCTGGCACACGTGCTTGGCGCTCACCTCACACGGTAGGCCCGGTGGAGCGGCTGGGGGTTTGTCCGCCGTGGAGTGGTAGCGGATCCGGCTCCGCCGGTTCGGCGGGGACGGGGCGCCGTTCGGCGCGGACGATCAGCCAGACGCCGGCGACGACGACGGCGCCGCCGAGGGCGATGGACCAGGTCAGCGCCTCGTCGAGGATCAGCCAGCCGAGGAGGACGGCGACGACCGGGTTGACGTAGGCGTAGGTGGCGGTGAGGGAGAGCGGGGCGCTCTGCAGGAGCCAGGCGTACGCGGTGAAGGCGATCAGCGAGCCGAAGACGGCCAGGTAGGCGAGAGCGGCCCAGGAGCGGGTGGAGACGTCGGCCAGGTCCAGTCCGCGCTGCTCGCCGCGGACGAGGCCGACGAGGGCGCAGCCGAGGCCGCCGGCCAGCATCTCGTAGGCGCTGGCGGTGAAGGGGTTGCGGGGCATCGGGATGCGGGAGGAGGAGAAGGAGCCCGCGGACCACATGAGGGTGGCGACGACGATGGTGAGGACGCCGCCGATGTGGACGTCGCCGCTCAGACCCGGGAGGCTGAGGACGGCGAGCCCGGCGAGCCCGAGCAGGACGCCGGCGTACGCCGAGGGGCCGGGGCGCTCGCCGAACACGCTGCGCAGGAGGACCACCCAGGCCGGCATGACGGCGACGAGGAGGGCGGTGAGGCCGGAGGGCACGGAGGTCTCGGCGAGGACGACGAGCCCGTTGCCGCCGACGAGCAGCAGGAGGCCGACGGCGGCGGCGGAGGCGAGCTGGGGCCGGGTGACCTTCAGGGCGCCGGGTCCGTGGCGCCAGGCGAGCAGCGCGGCGAGGAGGAGGCCGGCGACGACGAAGCGGGCGCCGGCGGAGAGGAAGGGAGGCAGGGTCTCGACGGCGATGCGGATGCCCAGGTAGGTGGAGCCCCACACGAGGTACACGATCGCCAGTGCGGCCCATACGGCGCCGCTGATGCGCGCGGTTGTCATGAGCAGGAGAGTAGGGACGCGGCGGCCGTTCGGCAAAGAACCTGCCCGTTTCCGGGCACGGGGCCATGGGTTCTGGTATCGATGGGGCGGTTTTCCCTCTACTTGGCAGGTTGGTCGCGCTTCGTCGGCCGGTCGCCCGTCGCCTTGAGGGCGAGCCACAGCTCCATGCGCACGTCCGGGTCGTCCAGGGAGCGGCCCAGGATCTCCTCGACCCGCCGCATCCGGTACCGCAGCGTGTGGCGGTGCACGCCCAGGTCCGCCGCGGCGGCGTCCCACTGCCCGTGCCGGGAGAGCCAGGCGCGGACGGAGGCGACGAGGTCGCCGCGGCCGGTCGCGTCGTGCTCGTACAGCGCCCGCAGCATGCCGTCGGCGAAGGCCCGTACGGCGTCGTCGGCCAGGAGCGGCAGCAGGGACCCCGTCGCCAGCTCCTCGTGCTCGACGAGGGCGCGGCCGCGCCGGCGGGCCACCGACAGGGCCTGCTCGGCCTGCTTGTAGGCGGTGGCCGCCGCTATCGGGCCGGCCGGGGCGGACAGGCCGATGACGACCCCGGCGTCGCCGGCCTCGCGGGCGGCGTACGCGTCGCAGGCGGCGACCACCGCTCCCCCGTCCCCGGCCAGGGCGACCAGCCGGTCGTCGCCCTCCGGGACCGTCAGCACGGCCTCCCCCGCGTGGGCGGCGGCCGCCTCCAGCGCGTCGGCGAGCACGGCGAGCGGGGGTTCGGCACCCGCCTCCGCCTCGCCCGCCGCCTCCGCGGCCAGCAGCCGGAACGGGGCGTCGAGCAGGCTCCCGTACAGGTCCCCGGCGACCGTGCGGGCGTGGTCGGGCTGCCCGGCGAGCATCATCCTCAGCACCGCCGCGCCGAGCCGCTGCTCGGCGGCCTGCAGGGACCGCGACCGCTCCGTGGTGAGGGTGAGCAGCGCGATCGCCGAGTGCACGGCGTACCGCTCCGCCGTGCCGGGGGCCGCCCCCGTGCCGACCGCCAGCACGCCGCGCACGCGCCGCCCGGTGCCCAGCGACTGGAGCTCGACCCGGTCGTCGGTGCCCCCGACGACGGTGCTGGCCGGGGCGGGGCGGTCCCTCAGCCGCTCCACGTCCGGGGTGAGCCGGGCGGCCCGCCGCGCCGCCCAGTCGGGCGCGGCGGTCAGGACGGCGCCGGACGCGTCGTACAGCGCCGCCCAGCCGTCGACGTGCGCGGCCAGCCTGGCCACCACGGCGTCGGGGCCCTCGGCCAGCGCCGCCCGGGTCAGCTCCCGCTGTGCCTCGAACCCGGCGGTCACGGCCCGGTACTGGTCGGCGGCGAGCGCGGCGGAGACCGCCTTGGAGATGGCGAGGAACGGGGTGCGGCGCGGCACCTCCAGCAACGGCAGCCCCTCCTCGCGGGCGGCCTGGAGCAGGGCGGCCGGGATCTCGTCGTGGTTCACGCCGACCGCGAAGCCGACCCCCACCACCCCGGCCCGGGCCAGCCGGCGGACGTACCGGCGCATCGCCCCGGCGTCCTGGGCGTCGAGCGTCATGGCGGTGGTGAGCAGCAGCTCGCCGCCCTCCATGTACGGGACGGGATCGGCGAGCTCGCTGACGTGGGCCCAGCGGACGGGCGTGTCCAGGCGGTCCGCGCCGGTACGCACGACGAGCTTGAGCGCGGAGTGCTGGACGAGCGAGGCGAGGGTGAGCGGCATGGGACCGGCGGGCCTTCGGGAGGGGATACGGGGGACGGTTTTTCGCCGTCCCGTATGAACGGCTCCCTTCGATTCTGCCAGGACGTATGACTGCCGCCCACGGTGCGGCTCATCCCCGCAGGTCGACCAGGAGCGGCGGCGCGTGCTCGCCGTGGACGCCGGTGACCGACAGGACGGCGTGCCCGGCGGGCACCCCGTGCGCCAGTTCGGAGGCCGACCAGCGCTGCCGCTCGACCTCCCGGACCGTGACGGCCTCGGCGGTGGCGGCGCGGCCGGTGACCAGGCGCCGCACGAAGTGCACGGCCTTGGTGAACGGTTCGTCGGAGACGATCTGCCGGTTGGTGACGTCCCGCGCCTGCACCCACTCGGTGCCCCACACCTCCGCGAACCTGCCGCCGTCCCACGGCGCGAGGCCCGCGAACGCCATCCGGCAGCCGACCGCCCCCAGCAGCGGCCCGCGCAGCGCCTCCGGCACGTCCTCCAGGGTGCGCAGCGACAGCACCACCCCCGCGTGCGCGGAACGCAGCCGCTGGACGGCGCGCACGGAGTCGGCGGTGATCGTGTCGGTCGCGTCGTCCAGCACGAGGCAGGCGAACAGCGACCGGTCGGCGCGGGCCAGGGCGGCCTCGGCGAACTGCGCGAGCAGCAGCCGGGTGATGATCCGGGACGCCTCGGCGTGGCCGCGCTCCGGCAGGTCGACGCGGACGCGCAGCGGGTGCTCGACGGCGCGCAGCGAGAAGCGGCGGTCCTCCCCGTCGGTGGGGAGGAGGCCCGCGAAGGCGGGCCGGTCCAGGAAGGCGACGCGCTCGGCGAGGAGGACCGCGACGTCGTCGCCGCGCTCGACCTGCCGGGCCCGGGCGTCCAGCTCGCGCAGCTGAGCGGGGTCCCCGGCGACGTCGGCGCGCAGCCGGGCGAGCGCCTCCGGGGCGCCGCCGAGGAGCTCGCGCAGCTCCGGTACGGCGGGGAAGCGGCCGTGGGCGGCCCGGTACGGTCCGATGAGCTGGGCCAGCGCGGTCGCGGCGCGGCGGGTCTCCGGGAGGAGGTCGCCGACCAGGGCCTCGGCGAGGGTGCGGGCGGCCTCGTCGGGGTCGTCGGCACCGCCGTACAGGTCGAGGCGGTGCCGTGCGTCGGGGCGGCCGACCGCGATGACGACGTCGAACGCCGCGTCCGGGGCGAGGGGCGAGCCCTGGGCGGTGACGGCGACGACGGCGGCCCGGTTGGCGAGCGCCTGGAGGCACAGCGACTCGGTGACGGGCCGGACGAGGCGGGCGGTCTTGCCGGACGCGGCCGGGCCCACGGCGAGGAGGGACGTGCCGAGCAGCGCCGGTTCGAGGGCGACGCCGATGGTGCGGCGGGCGTACGGGTTGCGGGGGTGGTCGGCGGCGGCGCCGATGCGGACCTGGCCGGTGGCGAGGTCGTGCACGGCGGTGCGGACCGGGAGGTCCCGCTCGCCGGAGGGGTGGGCGCAGGCGGCGGGGCCCTGGGCGCGCACCGCGTCGGTGAACGCGGCGAGGCGGCCGGGGTGGGTGCGCACACCCTGCCAGGCACGCTGGATGCGGGCGTAGTCCACGTCGCCGAGCGCGCCGGTGCGGACGGCCTCGGCGAGCCGGTCCGCGGCCTCCACCAGGCCGGCGGCGCGCAATTCGGGCCAGTCGGCGGGGTCGGCGCCGTGGCGGGGCGGCGGGGGCGGGGCGGCCTCGGCGCGGGAGCGGCGGGCGTAGCGGCGGAAGATCTCCGGGACGTGGCCGACGCGGGCGAAGAAGACGAGGAGGCCGCCGCCGACCAGCGCGTAGTAGACGTAACTGGCGGTGGCCCAGGTGGACGGCTCGTAGCGCCAGGAGTCCGGGGTGAGGACGAGGAAGGGCCACAGCCAGTAGTGGCCGAGGTAGCCGTTCCACAGCAGGGACCACAGCAGCCAGCCGCTGAGCAGGGAGATCACCGCGCCCGCGAGGAGCCTCCGGAGGGGGACGAGCTCGGGCTCCTCCCGGGGGGCGGGGGCGGTGGCCGAACCGCCACACGCCCGGCTCGGCCTGCGGGCGCGGGGTGCGCAGCCAGTCGGCGACGGACGCCCCGCCCGGCGGCGCGGGCGGGACCGGCGGCGGGGGCGGCGTGCTCCGGGCCGCCGCTCCCGGCGGGGCCGGCGGGAGCGGCGGCGGACCGGCCGGGCGCGGGACGGGACCGGCGTGGGCGCCCCGTGCCTCGTACGACGTACCGTCCCTGTCCATCAATCCTGCCCCCCTGAGCTGCCGGGCCGCGCGCGTCTGTGCACCGGTCAATCTAATGCCCGCGCGGGGTGCCGGGGCCGGTCGGCGCGGACGCGGGCGTCCCCGGGGCGGCGCTATGTCCGCCGCGGACAACGGCGCCGGCCGGACCACTCCCGAACGGCGCATGCCGGGGTGACCCGCCGGGGCCTAGCCTGCGGGGGAGAGCAGACACAGCGTCCGTAAGCACCCCCAGGAGCCCCGCATGACCGAAATTCCGCAGGAGCGCCGCGTCGTCACCGCCATCCCGGGCCCGAAGTCGCAGGAGCTCCAGGCCCGCCGCGTCGCCTCCGTCGCGGGCGGCGTCGGTTCCGTGCTGCCGGTGTTCACCGCCCGCGCGGGCGGCGGCGTCATCGAGGACGTCGACGGCAACCGCCTCATCGACTTCGGCTCCGGCATCGCCGTGACCTCCGTGGGCGCCTCCGCCGAGGCCGTCGTCCGCCGCGCCTCCGCGCAGCTGGCGGACTTCACCCACACCTGCTTCATGGTCACGCCGTACGAGGGGTACGTGGAGGTCTGCGAGGCGCTGGCCGAGCTGACGCCGGGCGACCACGCGAAGAAGTCGGCGCTGTTCAACAGCGGTGCCGAGGCCGTCGAGAACGCGGTCAAGATCGCCCGTTCGTACACCGGGCGCCAGGCCGTCGTCGTCTTCGACCACGGCTACCACGGCCGCACCAACCTCACGATGGCGCTGACCGCCAAGAACATGCCGTACAAGCAGGGCTTCGGGCCGTTCGCGCCCGAGGTCTACCGCGTCCCGGTCGCCTACGGCTACCGCTGGCCGACCGGCCCGGAGAACTGCGGCCCCGAGGCCGCCGCGCAGGCGATCGACCAGATCACCAAGCAGATCGGCGCCGAGAACGTCGCCGCGATCATCATCGAGCCGGTCCTCGGCGAGGGCGGCTTCATCGAGCCGGCCAAGGGCTTCCTCCCGGCCCTGGTGAAGTTCGCCGACGACAACGGCATCGTCTTCGTCGCGGACGAGATCCAGTCCGGCTTCTGCCGCACCGGCCGGTGGTTCGCCTGCGAGGACGAGGGCGTCGTCCCGGACCTGATCACCACCGCCAAGGGCATCGCGGGCGGTCTGCCGCTCGCCGCCGTCACCGGCCGCGCCGAGATCATGGACGCCGTGCACGGCGGCGGCCTGGGCGGCACCTACGGCGGCAACCCGGTGGCCTGCGCCGGCGCGCTCGGCGCCATCGAGACGATGAAGGAGCTCGACCTCAACGGCAGGGCCGGGCGCATCGAGGAGGTCATGAAGGGCCGCCTCGCCGCCATGCAGGAGAAGTACGAGGTCATCGGGGACGTCCGCGGCCGCGGCGCCATGATCGCGATCGAGCTGGTGAAGGACCCGGCGACCAAGGAGCCGAACCCGGAGGTCGCCGCCGCGCTGGCGAAGGCCTGCCACGCCGAGGGCCTGCTGGTCCTGACCTGCGGCACCTACGGCAACGTGCTGCGCTTCCTGCCCCCGCTGGTGATCGGCGAGGACCTGCTGAACGAGGGCCTCGACATCCTCGAGGGCGCCTTCGCGGGCATCTGACCCGCGGGGACGTGAAGAAGGTGTGGGGGGCCGATGGCGGGTTGGGGATCCGTCTGTCGGTCCCCCCTTCCGGTCGCGTAACGTCGGGGCCGATGAGAGAAGGACCCCGCCCGCAGGGGACTGCGGGCGGATCCGGGCCGGGGCCTCCCCAGTTCCGCCCCGGACGTGCCATAGCGCACACCGCCGGGACTCCGCGTACCGGCGATCCTCACCGATCGGGCCGCCGCCCGCCCCACACCCCCCGGGGCGAGCGGCACACCGGTCCTGACGGCCGTCCCGGAACACCCCCTGTTCCGGGACGGCCGGCTTTCGTCGTGGCGCTGCTCTCCCTGTGCGGGTTCCTGCTCGTCACCTGGCAGGTGGCGGTGGACGGCCCGCTCGCCGGGCTGGACGAGCGCGTCGGGCGGTCCCTGGTCGGCCGCGGCCCCGAGCGGTTCGCGGAACTGGGCGCTGACCTCGGCAACGTGCCCGTCGCCCTGCCCGTGCTGGCCACCGCCGCGGCGTACGCCGTACGGCGCGGGCGGCGGCGGGCGGCCCTGTACGCGGGCGCGGCCATGGCGCTCGTGCCGGCCCTGGTGGTCCCCCCTGAAGCTCCTCCTCGACCGGCCCGGCCCGCTCACCGACGCGGCGGGCCACTACCCCTCCGGGCACACGGCGACCGCGGTGGTGGCGTACGGCGCGGCGGCGCTGCTGGTGCACCGGCGCGCGCTGGTGCCCGTCGCCGCGGTGCTGACGGCGGCGACGGGGGCCGGCCTGGTGCTGCGCGGCTACCACTGGCCCCTGGACGTGGTGGGCGCGGTGCTGCTGTTCGGAACCGGTTTCGCGGGTTTCGCCGGCTTCGCCGCCCGCGGGCCCCGGGACCCCGCAGGGCCCCCGGCCGCCGAGGCGGGGCGTGCCCGTGCGGGGTGCCGGCGGCGGCTGCCATGCTGGCGCGCATGGAACGACGGGAAGAGCTGGTCGAGCGGGTCGGCAGGGGGGAGCGGGTGAAGTTCCTGCACTTCTGGGGGCACCGCCCGCGTCCCGACGGACGGATCGGGGCGGGTTGCCTGAGCCAGTGGTGGCCGTCGCCGTTCACGGTGGACGGCGTCGTCTACGCGACGGCGGAGCACTGGATGATGGCCGCCAAGGCGCGGTTGTTCGGCGACGCCGAGGCGGAGCGGGAGGCGGTCTCGGCGGCCGGTCCGGCGCTCGCCAAGAGGGCGGGGCGGCTGGTGCGCGGCTTCGACGAGGCCGTCTGGGAGCGCGAGCGGTACGGGATCGTGGTGGCGGGCAGCCGCCACAAGTTCGCCCACCACCCGGAGCTGCTGGGTTTCCTGCTCGGCACGGGTGAGCGGGTCCTGGTGGAGGCCAGCCCGATGGACCGCGTGTGGGGCATCGGGCTCGCCGCCGACGACGAGCGCGCCCGCGACCCGGCCCGCTGGCGGGGTCTCAACCTGCTGGGCTTCGCGCTCATGGACGCCCGCGAGGAGCTGCGCGGACGGTAGGGCGGCGGCGGGGGCCGGACGACGGCGGCCCGGCGCACCCGGGAGGTGTGCCGGGCCGCGCGGGCCGACGGGGACGGGGCCGGTCAGCCGGCGGGGGACGCCATGCCCATGGCGCTGGCGAACACCAGCAGGAGGAGGGCGGGGAACAGGACGGCCGAGATGATGCCGGTGACGAGACCCGCCGTGGCCGCGCCCTTGTTGGTCGCCTCGCCTCGGTTGGCCTTGCCGCGGCCGACCGCGCCGAAGATGATCGCGAGGATGCCCAGGATCACGCCGATGAACCAGAGGGCGACGGTCAGGTTGCAGACGACGCCGATGATGCCGAGCACCAGGCCCGCGGTGCCCAGTCCGTTGCTGGGCTGGGGCACCGGCACGCCGTAGGCGGGCGCGGGCGCCGCGTACGGCGAGGGCTGCGGGGCGACCGGGTAGCCGGCCGGGGGCGGTGTGGG from Streptomyces sp. MRC013 includes the following:
- a CDS encoding EamA family transporter, whose translation is MTTARISGAVWAALAIVYLVWGSTYLGIRIAVETLPPFLSAGARFVVAGLLLAALLAWRHGPGALKVTRPQLASAAAVGLLLLVGGNGLVVLAETSVPSGLTALLVAVMPAWVVLLRSVFGERPGPSAYAGVLLGLAGLAVLSLPGLSGDVHIGGVLTIVVATLMWSAGSFSSSRIPMPRNPFTASAYEMLAGGLGCALVGLVRGEQRGLDLADVSTRSWAALAYLAVFGSLIAFTAYAWLLQSAPLSLTATYAYVNPVVAVLLGWLILDEALTWSIALGGAVVVAGVWLIVRAERRPVPAEPAEPDPLPLHGGQTPSRSTGPTV
- a CDS encoding PucR family transcriptional regulator produces the protein MPLTLASLVQHSALKLVVRTGADRLDTPVRWAHVSELADPVPYMEGGELLLTTAMTLDAQDAGAMRRYVRRLARAGVVGVGFAVGVNHDEIPAALLQAAREEGLPLLEVPRRTPFLAISKAVSAALAADQYRAVTAGFEAQRELTRAALAEGPDAVVARLAAHVDGWAALYDASGAVLTAAPDWAARRAARLTPDVERLRDRPAPASTVVGGTDDRVELQSLGTGRRVRGVLAVGTGAAPGTAERYAVHSAIALLTLTTERSRSLQAAEQRLGAAVLRMMLAGQPDHARTVAGDLYGSLLDAPFRLLAAEAAGEAEAGAEPPLAVLADALEAAAAHAGEAVLTVPEGDDRLVALAGDGGAVVAACDAYAAREAGDAGVVIGLSAPAGPIAAATAYKQAEQALSVARRRGRALVEHEELATGSLLPLLADDAVRAFADGMLRALYEHDATGRGDLVASVRAWLSRHGQWDAAAADLGVHRHTLRYRMRRVEEILGRSLDDPDVRMELWLALKATGDRPTKRDQPAK
- the gabT gene encoding 4-aminobutyrate--2-oxoglutarate transaminase, whose protein sequence is MTEIPQERRVVTAIPGPKSQELQARRVASVAGGVGSVLPVFTARAGGGVIEDVDGNRLIDFGSGIAVTSVGASAEAVVRRASAQLADFTHTCFMVTPYEGYVEVCEALAELTPGDHAKKSALFNSGAEAVENAVKIARSYTGRQAVVVFDHGYHGRTNLTMALTAKNMPYKQGFGPFAPEVYRVPVAYGYRWPTGPENCGPEAAAQAIDQITKQIGAENVAAIIIEPVLGEGGFIEPAKGFLPALVKFADDNGIVFVADEIQSGFCRTGRWFACEDEGVVPDLITTAKGIAGGLPLAAVTGRAEIMDAVHGGGLGGTYGGNPVACAGALGAIETMKELDLNGRAGRIEEVMKGRLAAMQEKYEVIGDVRGRGAMIAIELVKDPATKEPNPEVAAALAKACHAEGLLVLTCGTYGNVLRFLPPLVIGEDLLNEGLDILEGAFAGI
- a CDS encoding NADAR family protein; translated protein: MERREELVERVGRGERVKFLHFWGHRPRPDGRIGAGCLSQWWPSPFTVDGVVYATAEHWMMAAKARLFGDAEAEREAVSAAGPALAKRAGRLVRGFDEAVWERERYGIVVAGSRHKFAHHPELLGFLLGTGERVLVEASPMDRVWGIGLAADDERARDPARWRGLNLLGFALMDAREELRGR
- a CDS encoding DUF4190 domain-containing protein — its product is MSDPYQQPGGFGPGPYGDGRPPQPGYGYPAPAAPTPPPAGYPVAPQPSPYAAPAPAYGVPVPQPSNGLGTAGLVLGIIGVVCNLTVALWFIGVILGILAIIFGAVGRGKANRGEATNKGAATAGLVTGIISAVLFPALLLLVFASAMGMASPAG